The nucleotide sequence GTGGAACCGCCGAGGCATGTGGAACAAATCCTATTTCGAAGCCCGTGTACCCGAAGTCCCTACCATGCTCCTCGAATTGCTGTCTCACCAAAATTTCGCCGACATGCGTTACGGGCTCGACCCACGATTCAGATTTTTGGTTTCCAGAGCTATATACAAGGGTATTCTAAAATTTATCGCCGAACAAAACGACTATGAATATCAGGTACAACCCTTGCCGGTAAATCATCTGAGAACGGAGTTCATCGGGACGCACGAAATAAAACTGACATGGCGTGCCGTCGAAGATCCGTTGGAACCGACAGCCACTCCCGAAAAATATATCGTCTACACCCGAATCGGAAACGGAGTGTTCGACAGTGGCACACTCGTATCGGACACTTCATACACGAAAAGTATAATACCCGATTCGATTTATAGCTTCAAAGTCACAGCCGTAAATTCGGGAGGAGAAAGTTTCCCCTCCGAAACGGTGTCGCTTTGTCGCTGCTCGCAAGAAAAAGGCACGGTCATGGTTATTAACGGCTTCGACCGGATAAGTGCACCCGACAGTTTCGAAATAGACACCCTCATGGCAGGCTTCGACACACGCAAGGACTTCGGAGTGCCTTACCTCTACGACATCAGTTTCATCGGCGAACAATATGAGTTTCGACGAAATATCCCGTGGATAGACGATGATGCTCCCGGATTTGGAGCCAGTCGTGCCGACTATGAAACCCGCGTCATCGCCGGGAACACATTCGACTATCCGTATATACACGGCCGAGCCATAACGAATGCCGGATATTCTTTCCTATCGGCAAGCGACGAAGCTGTGACCGACCAACTCGTCGCCTTGAACGATTATCGTATCGTTGACCTCATTCTCGGAAAAGAAAAACAAGTGAAAATAGGCAGAGGCGTCACCGACAGAGCATTTAAAACATTCCCCGAATCCCTGCAAACTATCATTGCCGACTATTGTGAAAACGGAGGAAACATCTTCGTCTCAGGAGCCTACGTCGCTACCGATTTATGGGACAACGGAGATGTGAATGAATCCGACAAACGATTTGCCAATGAAATTTTGCACTATACTTGGAGAACAGGACAAGCCTCGGTCAGCGGACAGGTGAAACCCGCAGCTTCACCGTTCCCTGCATTCGACACACTCCATGTCGAATACCACAATACGCTCAACGAAAATTGTTATGCGGTAGAATCGCCCGACGGGATAGAACCTTTCGGAAAAGGAAGTTATACCATACAACGATACGGAGAAAACAACATCGGCGCCGGAATCTTCTATCGGGGACAGCGTTATAACACATGCATTTTAGGATACCCGTTCGAAACCATCAAAACGGAAAAACAAAGGAATGAGCTGATGAATGCCATTCTATCATCTTTCGACCAAACAATAACCCATCAATAAGTTATGAAAAGAATTTATCTTTCTCTCTCGCTTTTATTGCTTGTCATTATCGGTAGTAGAGCCGCAAACTTCAAATTCGCATTTCTCACCGATATACACATTACCGCCGGAGATTCTATCCCTTACAACGATTTAGCCCGGTCGGTAAACCAAATCAACGATACTCCGGGCATTGAATTTGCCATTGTATCGGGCGACATCACCAATATAGGAGATCGCCAATCGATGGAAGTGGTCAAATCGCTACTCGACCGACTGAATGTCGAATACCATATCATTCCCGGTAATCATGAAACGAAATGGAGTGAATCGGGAGTAACCGATTTCGCAAGGGTATTCGGAAGCGAAAGATTCAAATTCGAACATGACGGTATCTTATTCATGGGAGTAAATTCAGGCCCTATCATACGAATGGCCGATGGTCACGTGGCGCCTCAGGACATCGACTGGATCAAAACGGAATTGGACAAAGCCGGTAAAGAAAAGCCCGTAATCTTTATCACTCACTACCCCCTACAACCGGGCGATGTAGATAACTGGTACGACGTTACCGATGCCATACGCCCCTACAATATCCGCCTCGTCATGGGCGGACATTACCACAAATATATGCAACTGGAATACGATGGTATCCCCGGTATTCTGTGCCGGTCGAACCTACGAGCCAAAGAGAAAACAGGCGGATACTCCCTGTGTGAAGTCACCCCTGATTCTATTTTCATTTACGAGCATAAAATAGGTAATGTTCCTACCCGTAAAGGAGCATACTCCATGACCGGAATGAATTATCCCAAAAGCAATGCCGGTTATCCTCGTCCTGATTACTCGGTTAACAAAGAGTTCCCGCAAGTTTCGGAGCAATGGCTCGTCAGAAGCGGATATGAAATATTCTCCTCACCTGCCTATTGGGATAAAAAAGTTTACGTAGGCGATGACTCCGGGGCCATTTCCTGTTATTCGGCCACCGACGGCC is from Barnesiella intestinihominis YIT 11860 and encodes:
- a CDS encoding PQQ-binding-like beta-propeller repeat protein, which encodes MKRIYLSLSLLLLVIIGSRAANFKFAFLTDIHITAGDSIPYNDLARSVNQINDTPGIEFAIVSGDITNIGDRQSMEVVKSLLDRLNVEYHIIPGNHETKWSESGVTDFARVFGSERFKFEHDGILFMGVNSGPIIRMADGHVAPQDIDWIKTELDKAGKEKPVIFITHYPLQPGDVDNWYDVTDAIRPYNIRLVMGGHYHKYMQLEYDGIPGILCRSNLRAKEKTGGYSLCEVTPDSIFIYEHKIGNVPTRKGAYSMTGMNYPKSNAGYPRPDYSVNKEFPQVSEQWLVRSGYEIFSSPAYWDKKVYVGDDSGAISCYSATDGRKQWSFKSDMRIIGTPAADKNVVVFGSADMNIYGLNASDGRLLWKINTEAPVLGAVTIRNGIAYIGGSDHKFRAIDIKSGTVVWSYDGVEGYIETKPLVYDNLVIFGAWDKNLYALDKKTGKEVWKWHEGKPGRFYSAAAVWPVAANGKVFIADPERVLTAIDASTGKTVWRTKESMVRETVGLSEDKRRIYSKTMNDSVVCYSTTTDFPEKIWASNVGFGYEHAPSMPVEKEGVVFGSTKNGLMFGLDAHTGKVLWKHKVGNSLISTLVPLSKNKCLFTATGGEIGLLVIDYKINKHK